In the Chryseobacterium sp. MYb264 genome, one interval contains:
- a CDS encoding catalase family protein → MEDYIKYSYEVEEIPENFDEYITTINNDIREYIKNTPNLSRATHHTRDAHANGYVVLKAEVEILDNLPEELAQGIYAKPGKHQAAVRFSNGSSRVLPDKLSGNAQGFALKIFGIDGKKLSPGEEDSTNVDFNLINNPVFFCNSAEHYVFISKLFLKLNDFFEKGALGKLEFATLWVTENKKAFPNFEALKELGALKTFEKIPSINSFLYEFYSMGAVRHGDYIAKVRVIPTEQTKNAITEKDIDLDSAEWPYRKGIIKEIAQKDLTFELQIQLCKDLKEMPVNDLTKEWSQELSPFRTVAKITIPKQTVPEDGNFEIMENLSFTPFRTIEENSPIGNLQRSRQSAYVTSSTSRHELNHKKRKEPKNLEDAFSPEFYQL, encoded by the coding sequence ATGGAAGATTACATAAAGTACAGTTACGAAGTGGAAGAAATTCCAGAAAATTTCGATGAGTATATTACCACCATTAATAACGATATCCGCGAATACATCAAAAATACGCCAAACCTAAGCAGGGCGACCCATCATACAAGAGATGCGCACGCCAATGGTTATGTAGTACTGAAAGCAGAGGTTGAAATTTTGGATAATCTGCCCGAAGAACTGGCGCAGGGCATTTATGCGAAACCCGGAAAACACCAGGCAGCAGTTCGCTTTTCCAATGGTTCGTCCAGAGTTTTGCCCGATAAACTTAGCGGTAATGCACAAGGATTTGCTTTAAAGATTTTTGGGATAGATGGCAAAAAATTATCTCCCGGAGAGGAAGATTCTACGAATGTTGATTTTAACCTGATTAATAATCCCGTGTTTTTCTGCAACTCGGCAGAACATTATGTTTTCATTTCAAAGCTGTTTTTAAAGCTAAATGATTTCTTTGAAAAGGGAGCCTTGGGAAAATTAGAATTTGCCACACTTTGGGTCACCGAAAATAAAAAAGCATTTCCAAATTTTGAGGCTTTGAAGGAATTGGGCGCTCTTAAAACTTTTGAAAAAATCCCTTCCATCAACAGTTTTCTTTATGAATTTTACAGTATGGGAGCAGTTCGCCACGGTGATTATATCGCCAAAGTAAGAGTAATCCCAACTGAGCAGACCAAGAACGCCATCACGGAAAAAGATATTGATCTAGACAGCGCAGAATGGCCGTACAGAAAAGGAATTATCAAAGAAATAGCTCAAAAAGACCTTACGTTTGAGTTGCAAATACAACTTTGCAAAGACCTGAAAGAAATGCCTGTCAATGACCTTACAAAAGAATGGTCGCAGGAATTATCACCATTCCGTACGGTGGCAAAAATCACAATACCAAAACAAACGGTTCCTGAGGATGGTAATTTTGAAATTATGGAAAATCTGTCGTTTACACCGTTTAGAACCATAGAAGAGAATTCACCGATTGGGAATTTACAGCGTTCACGGCAATCAGCGTATGTAACATCTTCAACCTCACGACACGAGCTAAACCACAAAAAACGTAAAGAACCAAAGAATTTGGAGGACGCATTCAGTCCGGAGTTTTATCAGTTATAA